CAGCGCTTCGTGTACACTGGTGTGTACATAGCTTGGGCTTGTACAATAAGAGTTTGTGGATGGCGGCGGCGTTGTTACAAATCGATTAACGAGACAGCGGCATAGAGATCTAATCGGACTACTCGGAACAGGAAGACAGGCGCGTGACCATTGCCAATCGTATTACCATCTCAAGGCTGGTACTCATGCCCGTATTTCTCGGGTGCGTGCTTGGCTATGCCCCGAACCGCGAATATTATAGACATATCGCCTTTGTCCTCTATGTGCTTGCCGCCCTTTCCGATATTGCCGACGGCAACATTGCCCGTTATTTTGGACAAGAATCTCGGTTGGGGAAACGGCTTGATCCTTTGGCCGATAAATTACTCATCAATCTGAGTTTCATTTTTGTCGCCTCCAACAGTGCCTTTGATCCGGGCTTGCCCCTGTGGGTGCCGCCTGTTTTTCTTGCCCGCGATATCTATATTGTCTTGGGCGCTTTTCTGATTAATGAACGCTATGGACCGTTTAAGGTCAAACCGAAACTTTCCGGTAAGATAAGCACAATCCTCCAAATGGCGCTCATTATCTCCGTATTACTGGGTAATTTTCTGACGCCCGCAATCCTTGCCGGTGCCCTATGCGCCGCGCTCTGGTCAGCTGTTGACTATTTCTTTGCAGGGTATCAACAAACGATGAACCGTAGA
This genomic window from Candidatus Hydrogenedentota bacterium contains:
- a CDS encoding CDP-alcohol phosphatidyltransferase family protein, which produces MTIANRITISRLVLMPVFLGCVLGYAPNREYYRHIAFVLYVLAALSDIADGNIARYFGQESRLGKRLDPLADKLLINLSFIFVASNSAFDPGLPLWVPPVFLARDIYIVLGAFLINERYGPFKVKPKLSGKISTILQMALIISVLLGNFLTPAILAGALCAALWSAVDYFFAGYQQTMNRRSN